CTTTCGGCTTACTCGGCTTTTAGGCGAACCCCCAAACCAGGGCGATCGGGCAAAACCATGGACCCCGTTTCATCCAGGGTCACCCCCTCAAAGGGATCATCCTTGAGATTCAAATGGCTATCCAAATCCAGATACTGGGCCAGGGGAGCCAACTGAGCCGCCGCCGTATTCAACAAACTGCTGTCGGAATAGCAGCCCAACATAATTTGGAGACCTAGAGCTTGGGCCAGGTGAATCATGCGCCATGCCTCCGTTAAGCCGCCGGTTTTCAGCAGTTTGATATTAATGCCCCGGATGCCCAAGGCTCCCACCTTGAGCACATCCCCCAGGGTCCAGCAGCTTTCATCCACAAAAATGGGTAGGGGACAGTCCCGCATCAGGGTCGGCAGTTGGTCTTCTGCCCCCTTAGGCAGGGGTTGCTCCAGATAGACCACCCCCCGATCGGCCAACCACTGCCCCATGGCAATAGCGGTCTCTAAGTCCCAGCCCCCATTGGCATCCACCAAAAACTGAGCCGTGGGATCCGCCACTGCCTGGACCGCACTGAACAGGGCACGATCGGTCTCTGCCCCCTGGGGACTGCCCAACTTCACCTTGATCCAAGGGCTGGGGGTGATCGATCGCCAAGCCAGGAGCCGTTCCTGGGCGGCAGCAGGGGTACCTAGGCCAATGGTGACCGAGGTGGGGGGCAGGGGCGTGGGGGTTAAGCCCCACAATTGCCACAGGGGACGGCCCAAGCACTTCCCCCACCAATCCCACAGGGCCAAGTCTAGGGCGGTGCGAATGCCAGAGGGCAGGGCAGGTGCCAGATCCCCCAGCAGGCTGTCGAGGCACTGCCGTTGCCAGGGGTTGTAGGCACTGAGGTGGGGAACGAGGGCGGTGAAGGCAGCTTGGAGCAGGTCTGTGGTTTGGTCGGGGTGGGCGGCGCTATGACCAATGGAAAAGGGGGATGCTTCTCCCCAGCCTTCGATACCGTCATGGCGCAGCCGGAGCCAGAGATTGGTGCTGCGATCGGTGGTGCCCCGGCTGATGGTGAGGGCAAAGCGCTTGTGGACGGTGAAGGATTGTAGGGTCAGTTCCATGGTAGGGGGAGGCGGAGGGGGTACGAACTGGGC
This region of Prochlorothrix hollandica PCC 9006 = CALU 1027 genomic DNA includes:
- a CDS encoding dipeptide epimerase, whose translation is MELTLQSFTVHKRFALTISRGTTDRSTNLWLRLRHDGIEGWGEASPFSIGHSAAHPDQTTDLLQAAFTALVPHLSAYNPWQRQCLDSLLGDLAPALPSGIRTALDLALWDWWGKCLGRPLWQLWGLTPTPLPPTSVTIGLGTPAAAQERLLAWRSITPSPWIKVKLGSPQGAETDRALFSAVQAVADPTAQFLVDANGGWDLETAIAMGQWLADRGVVYLEQPLPKGAEDQLPTLMRDCPLPIFVDESCWTLGDVLKVGALGIRGINIKLLKTGGLTEAWRMIHLAQALGLQIMLGCYSDSSLLNTAAAQLAPLAQYLDLDSHLNLKDDPFEGVTLDETGSMVLPDRPGLGVRLKAE